One genomic window of Paramormyrops kingsleyae isolate MSU_618 chromosome 22, PKINGS_0.4, whole genome shotgun sequence includes the following:
- the LOC111846435 gene encoding interleukin-21 receptor-like isoform X2 — translation MMTKTVQGSSAMRLAVILFWTLADIMLLAGADYPDEECHFENAKSFGNTCLNDYSQTISCVLEGIESCAAENTFCWLEFNSEYTQLNCSIQNTGNCTAFGDDSSFEDYSIFNIFLCITRNGQTNKTLIIPNYKSMCNIKPVTPPNLTVHQRLDGYFFTWDHGYHEYLVDNLKYEFLVYRNGHPNSKSFNPSNNSYYIRVENLEPDTMYVAKVRSKMRGPYGGPWSEDSKAVTWNTTRKHDSATLLPFGKLDILLYLVAALFFFALFSFTARQKLKAFSKIPTPAPYFQPLYKIYKGNFQNWLVHPSYMGDCKMDELLKIDTLIEAKPISNEESFQPPPLHSPRFQAPYVCYDEKDWTVRDQNDCSCSPEPLSVQKINMNDMQNIQSQDLSDTDFKDLTFSLDSNESQGVPPKELESPGYHDDYCTLADTPNGLVPTVMVTKISGKSLEAECSPNSEMDLNATG, via the exons GGCTCCAGTGCCATGAGACTTGCAGTGATCTTGTTCTGGACTCTTGCTGACATCATGCTCCTAGCTGGGGCTGACTATCCGGATGAAGAGTGCCACTTTGAAAATG CCAAAAGCTTTGGAAACACCTGTTTGAATGACTACAGTCAGACGATAAGCTGTGTGCTGGAGGGGATCGAATCCTGTGCCGCAGAAAACACATTCTGCTGGTTGGAGTTTAACTCAGAATACACACA GCTGAATTGCTCAATACAGAATACTGGAAACTGCACTGCTTTTGGAGATGATTCATCATTTGAAGATTAttctatatttaatatttttctctGCATCACACGGAATGGACAGACAAATAAAACGTTAATCATTCCGAACTACAAGTCTATGTGTAACA TTAAACCAGTAACTCCGCCTAACCTAACTGTACACCAGCGTCTGGATGGTTACTTTTTCACTTGGGACCATGGATATCATGAATATCTAGTTGACAACCTAAAATATGAATTCTTAGTCTACAGAAATGGACATCCTAAC TCAAAGAGTTTTAACCCGAGCAACAACAGCTACTACATCAGAGTTGAAAACCTTGAGCCTGACACGATGTATGTTGCCAAAGTGAGGTCCAAAATGAGGGGTCCGTATGGTGGCCCATGGAGTGAGGACAGCAAAGCAGTAACATGGAATACTACGAGGAAACATG ATTCCGCCACATTGCTGCCTTTCGGAAAGCTTGATATCCTGCTCTACTTGGTAGCCGCTCTCTTCTTCTTTGCCCTCTTCAGTTTTACTGCAAG GCAGAAGCTTAAAGCGTTCTCCAAGATACCAACACCTGCGCCGTACTTTCAGCCTCTCTACaagatttataaagggaatttCCAG AACTGGCTTGTGCATCCAAGCTACATGGGAGACTGCAAAATGGATGAGCTGTTGAAAATAGACACTTTAATCGAAGCCAAACCAATCAGCAATGAGGAGAGCTTTCAGCCCCCCCCTCTGCACTCTCCTCGATTCCAAGCTCCTTACGTCTGCTATGATGAAAAAGACTGGACTGTACGTGACCAGAATGACTGTTCCTGCAGCCCAGAGCCACTCTCAGTCCAGAAAATCAACATGAATGACATGCAAAATATTCAGTCTCAGGACCTGAGTGACACAGACTTCAAAGATCTGACATTCAGCTTAGACAGCAATGAGTCACAGGGGGTTCCACCCAAGGAACTAGAGAGTCCAGGTTACCATGATGACTACTGCACGCTTGCTGACACGCCCAACGGCCTCGTTCCCACTGTTATGGTCACAAAGATCTCTGGGAAGTCACTGGAGGCAGAATGCTCACCGAACTCAGAAATGGACCTCAATGCTACAGGCTGA
- the LOC111846435 gene encoding interleukin-21 receptor-like isoform X3, which produces MRLAVILFWTLADIMLLAGADYPDEECHFENAKSFGNTCLNDYSQTISCVLEGIESCAAENTFCWLEFNSEYTQLNCSIQNTGNCTAFGDDSSFEDYSIFNIFLCITRNGQTNKTLIIPNYKSMCNIKPVTPPNLTVHQRLDGYFFTWDHGYHEYLVDNLKYEFLVYRNGHPNSKSFNPSNNSYYIRVENLEPDTMYVAKVRSKMRGPYGGPWSEDSKAVTWNTTRKHEDSATLLPFGKLDILLYLVAALFFFALFSFTARQKLKAFSKIPTPAPYFQPLYKIYKGNFQNWLVHPSYMGDCKMDELLKIDTLIEAKPISNEESFQPPPLHSPRFQAPYVCYDEKDWTVRDQNDCSCSPEPLSVQKINMNDMQNIQSQDLSDTDFKDLTFSLDSNESQGVPPKELESPGYHDDYCTLADTPNGLVPTVMVTKISGKSLEAECSPNSEMDLNATG; this is translated from the exons ATGAGACTTGCAGTGATCTTGTTCTGGACTCTTGCTGACATCATGCTCCTAGCTGGGGCTGACTATCCGGATGAAGAGTGCCACTTTGAAAATG CCAAAAGCTTTGGAAACACCTGTTTGAATGACTACAGTCAGACGATAAGCTGTGTGCTGGAGGGGATCGAATCCTGTGCCGCAGAAAACACATTCTGCTGGTTGGAGTTTAACTCAGAATACACACA GCTGAATTGCTCAATACAGAATACTGGAAACTGCACTGCTTTTGGAGATGATTCATCATTTGAAGATTAttctatatttaatatttttctctGCATCACACGGAATGGACAGACAAATAAAACGTTAATCATTCCGAACTACAAGTCTATGTGTAACA TTAAACCAGTAACTCCGCCTAACCTAACTGTACACCAGCGTCTGGATGGTTACTTTTTCACTTGGGACCATGGATATCATGAATATCTAGTTGACAACCTAAAATATGAATTCTTAGTCTACAGAAATGGACATCCTAAC TCAAAGAGTTTTAACCCGAGCAACAACAGCTACTACATCAGAGTTGAAAACCTTGAGCCTGACACGATGTATGTTGCCAAAGTGAGGTCCAAAATGAGGGGTCCGTATGGTGGCCCATGGAGTGAGGACAGCAAAGCAGTAACATGGAATACTACGAGGAAACATG AAGATTCCGCCACATTGCTGCCTTTCGGAAAGCTTGATATCCTGCTCTACTTGGTAGCCGCTCTCTTCTTCTTTGCCCTCTTCAGTTTTACTGCAAG GCAGAAGCTTAAAGCGTTCTCCAAGATACCAACACCTGCGCCGTACTTTCAGCCTCTCTACaagatttataaagggaatttCCAG AACTGGCTTGTGCATCCAAGCTACATGGGAGACTGCAAAATGGATGAGCTGTTGAAAATAGACACTTTAATCGAAGCCAAACCAATCAGCAATGAGGAGAGCTTTCAGCCCCCCCCTCTGCACTCTCCTCGATTCCAAGCTCCTTACGTCTGCTATGATGAAAAAGACTGGACTGTACGTGACCAGAATGACTGTTCCTGCAGCCCAGAGCCACTCTCAGTCCAGAAAATCAACATGAATGACATGCAAAATATTCAGTCTCAGGACCTGAGTGACACAGACTTCAAAGATCTGACATTCAGCTTAGACAGCAATGAGTCACAGGGGGTTCCACCCAAGGAACTAGAGAGTCCAGGTTACCATGATGACTACTGCACGCTTGCTGACACGCCCAACGGCCTCGTTCCCACTGTTATGGTCACAAAGATCTCTGGGAAGTCACTGGAGGCAGAATGCTCACCGAACTCAGAAATGGACCTCAATGCTACAGGCTGA
- the LOC111846435 gene encoding interleukin-21 receptor-like isoform X1, which produces MMTKTVQGSSAMRLAVILFWTLADIMLLAGADYPDEECHFENAKSFGNTCLNDYSQTISCVLEGIESCAAENTFCWLEFNSEYTQLNCSIQNTGNCTAFGDDSSFEDYSIFNIFLCITRNGQTNKTLIIPNYKSMCNIKPVTPPNLTVHQRLDGYFFTWDHGYHEYLVDNLKYEFLVYRNGHPNSKSFNPSNNSYYIRVENLEPDTMYVAKVRSKMRGPYGGPWSEDSKAVTWNTTRKHEDSATLLPFGKLDILLYLVAALFFFALFSFTARQKLKAFSKIPTPAPYFQPLYKIYKGNFQNWLVHPSYMGDCKMDELLKIDTLIEAKPISNEESFQPPPLHSPRFQAPYVCYDEKDWTVRDQNDCSCSPEPLSVQKINMNDMQNIQSQDLSDTDFKDLTFSLDSNESQGVPPKELESPGYHDDYCTLADTPNGLVPTVMVTKISGKSLEAECSPNSEMDLNATG; this is translated from the exons GGCTCCAGTGCCATGAGACTTGCAGTGATCTTGTTCTGGACTCTTGCTGACATCATGCTCCTAGCTGGGGCTGACTATCCGGATGAAGAGTGCCACTTTGAAAATG CCAAAAGCTTTGGAAACACCTGTTTGAATGACTACAGTCAGACGATAAGCTGTGTGCTGGAGGGGATCGAATCCTGTGCCGCAGAAAACACATTCTGCTGGTTGGAGTTTAACTCAGAATACACACA GCTGAATTGCTCAATACAGAATACTGGAAACTGCACTGCTTTTGGAGATGATTCATCATTTGAAGATTAttctatatttaatatttttctctGCATCACACGGAATGGACAGACAAATAAAACGTTAATCATTCCGAACTACAAGTCTATGTGTAACA TTAAACCAGTAACTCCGCCTAACCTAACTGTACACCAGCGTCTGGATGGTTACTTTTTCACTTGGGACCATGGATATCATGAATATCTAGTTGACAACCTAAAATATGAATTCTTAGTCTACAGAAATGGACATCCTAAC TCAAAGAGTTTTAACCCGAGCAACAACAGCTACTACATCAGAGTTGAAAACCTTGAGCCTGACACGATGTATGTTGCCAAAGTGAGGTCCAAAATGAGGGGTCCGTATGGTGGCCCATGGAGTGAGGACAGCAAAGCAGTAACATGGAATACTACGAGGAAACATG AAGATTCCGCCACATTGCTGCCTTTCGGAAAGCTTGATATCCTGCTCTACTTGGTAGCCGCTCTCTTCTTCTTTGCCCTCTTCAGTTTTACTGCAAG GCAGAAGCTTAAAGCGTTCTCCAAGATACCAACACCTGCGCCGTACTTTCAGCCTCTCTACaagatttataaagggaatttCCAG AACTGGCTTGTGCATCCAAGCTACATGGGAGACTGCAAAATGGATGAGCTGTTGAAAATAGACACTTTAATCGAAGCCAAACCAATCAGCAATGAGGAGAGCTTTCAGCCCCCCCCTCTGCACTCTCCTCGATTCCAAGCTCCTTACGTCTGCTATGATGAAAAAGACTGGACTGTACGTGACCAGAATGACTGTTCCTGCAGCCCAGAGCCACTCTCAGTCCAGAAAATCAACATGAATGACATGCAAAATATTCAGTCTCAGGACCTGAGTGACACAGACTTCAAAGATCTGACATTCAGCTTAGACAGCAATGAGTCACAGGGGGTTCCACCCAAGGAACTAGAGAGTCCAGGTTACCATGATGACTACTGCACGCTTGCTGACACGCCCAACGGCCTCGTTCCCACTGTTATGGTCACAAAGATCTCTGGGAAGTCACTGGAGGCAGAATGCTCACCGAACTCAGAAATGGACCTCAATGCTACAGGCTGA